The genomic stretch AACAGGTAAAAGTTTTGATGGAACCTGACGATGTCTAAATCTGATTCTCACCAggatttgcattttgtttttgttttttttttacctcattgTCTGCATCTGCACCATctttgtcctcctgtgtgtcctggTCCATCTGTGTGCTCTCAGAGGGGACCACGTCTATTATTTGCCTCCTCGGAGCCTTCTTGGTCTGCACTCGAGCACCTAGAGAGACAAGTAGACACAGGTATAATTCGATCCAGCACAAAGACACTCAACACACACGGCATCCGTTTTGATGTTATAAAAAAACACCGGATTTTATTCAAATGACATAAATCAGTTCTTGTGTTGAACAGCTGAGCTTTAAATCATATCAACCACCTTTAAATTATACATTAAACGTGACTTATACCAGCCTCTAAATTGCAGCAGAGTGAAGGACAGATCCACATCCCGccccctccagcagcagctgctgatagCTCATCTTTACCTAACGATGAAGAAcgtcctcttcttcctctcatcaGTCCGGGCAGCTCGACGCGTGTGGACCCCAAACCAGCAGACGTCTATGttaaaagaataataataataataataataataataataaaaaggccAAACAAGAACCCTGACTTGACTGAAAGCGGATAAATCCAATAACTGAATCAACGTTTCACACCAAATGTTAGCTGACTCCGCGCGAGAGCATCACTTTGTAGGTAAACAAACTGACTTCACGAGACACTAAAACTGCAAATAAAGTTGTTGTTATGATGTTTCTGTttaatatatctgtggatgcgctcattcatccaggtcacagtcatttccaagagtttaaatcgaggacTGGGCTCAAAATCATTTAAACCCTTGGAAATGTTCTGTTTAATCAGCCGTAACGTGAACACAACTTCCGTCTTCTTAACTTGTACTTCAGctggagaaaaacaacacaaaccggACAATAGTTCAGttttaaaacactcacagtacaGTTTTCCTCACTTTCGCGGCGCCATGTTTGTTTCAGTTCACGCAATCACGTGACTACAACGTAATCGTCTGTCACTGTGCCTTTGCGGAAGTTTATAATCTAAATAAACAATGAAAGCTGAATGTGATTGCATCATTATATAAAACATATTATTTCCTAATTTTGATCTATATAACGATACGAAAAGATACACTGGTGCATTTTACGGCTACTGTTTGTGAATCTCGTTGTTAAAAGGAACTCCCCGTCGgagaatcgaaccccggtcttccgcgtgacaggcggagatactgtccactatactaacgaggactTGGTGATAGACCAACCTCCCACAGTGAATAAAACAGAGTCGGAATgcaattatttttaattttaagcaGAGTGTTTCTGAGCGAGTCACAAGTGACATGTTCTTTTCGACTGTTGCCATTGTGAATCGTAAAACGTGGTATCGCGGCATTGATAATGGTTTTATAACAGTCTGAGTTCCCAGTCTTATTCACGACGAAACGTAAAAAATTgcctccccgtcggggaatcgaaccccggtcttccgcgtgacaggcggagatactgtccactatactaacgaggactGACAAAGAGTTGCCAAAACTCACTCGAGGTAACGGTTGTTGTTTGTAGGACTGATGTGATGTACTGACAGGTCACATTAACGCTATTATTAAGCACAAAACAGACACTGTATAACGAAGAGTCATTTCTTCACTTTTTAATAATCTTGTAAGTTATCCCAGGACCTTAATGAGGACCCCAAAAACCAGGTCAGGAATCATCATACCTATCATCATTAGTTTTACATCATGGCAGCCAACGACATCATTAAAAAGAACATCAGTCATTAAACGGCTCCTTCTCTAGCAGTCTGATACTTTTAGCTTATATTTACACTTTTTGAAACAAAAACTTAAAGGATTGAATGTGAATACATACAGGAACAAGTACTGATGCTGGAAATTCATATTACAAGAAAGAAATTATTATAAAATGGTGATAAAAGTCAGCTGCGTACTGAAAGTGTTATATCTTccttgcattttattttttttttatattaattgaCAGGAGCTgtgcagaaaacaaaataaataattgaaaaATGCATTCACCACACTTAAAAGCTCAACAATGGACCCTCTCAGAAACCAAACAGGTGGAAAAGGTGCATCTGTAAGCTGAAATAATAACACGCTAGAAAGCGTTATGCAAACAAAGGCTGGGCTGGGACAACAGTGCATCTGCATAGGAAGAAAATGCTCTCTTAGTTTGCCTCTTAAAAAAAGCAATGACATCAATTATTTAGGTGTGTGCCTCTTGAATAAACAACAACATTCtgctaaaaacatcaaactTAAGTCATtttatatacaaaaacaaaaacaagaggagCCATTTTGATGCTTATGCTCATACTCGTTCAGCTTCAAACTTAGGGTTGTTAGGAAATTatagaaataacacaaaaactaaCTGCAATGCAGCTATTTACTGCTAGCTGGTGAGATGTAAAGCTAAGTTATCAAGTTTGTTTGCTATATCAAAAAAACCCAACATAACAACTTCATGCTTGCACACTTCATAACCTGTATATCACATAAAGAATGTAGCTACATGGGATTATTGGAGAAAAAAACTCCAGATAATCTAGTCTGGCCTTGCTAGCAGCAGTAGCATCCGCAATATGAAATTCATTTAATTAAGATGGTTAAGAGCTACATTTAAAtcacatatttaaatgtatttatttaaaaaataaagctgccttTTTAAATTATTCTGCATTTACATTCACACGTGAGCTCCAGTGTATTCTTCTGTAGTGGCTAATATATCATTATATGTGTCATCCACCCTGAAAGGAGCGTCACTCATTGTCTTTTAGCATGCTATTGTAACAGTATGTTTTATATCTTATGGTCATGTTCAGCAGAGGTGAGCTGCATTACTGCCATGCGGATTCTTCCTCTGGTTATCAGAGATGCAGTTTGTTCTTGTGTCTCCTGTCTCTACGCTACTCTTAAGTAAATGATTACAGATTGTACACATGCGTCAGTAGAATAAAAGTCAGAATTAACATGAGGCCGTTCTTCACTGTGATTGTGAGGTAATGAGACGTTAGCAGACCGGAGGTTTAGTTCCTGAAACTTTGTACAGATGCAAACTAACTTAGATTTACATGTTAATAAATAGCTTCGTCAGACAGCTAGGCTACCTAGCTGCATTAActcttaaattaaattaaataaacacaaatagaaGCATTGACACTCTCAATTCTTCCTGCAGAGATAAAACTCTGTTCTGCTGTTAACAGGTGAGTCACAGTATCACAGCAAAGAGCGCCCTCCTGGGTATTCTTTAAGTcatatttacatacatataATAATGATTACAAAAAGGTTATTCCAATAGGATACAAGGTGGACTGTGATTATACAAAAGTTACTGGAGCGATGCACTGTGGGGTTACAAGGTATCCGCAGGCAGTTTTTGGTTCGATACACACGTTTAGTACGGGGTTTgtgagtgtaagtgtgtgtctaTCATGTAGAGACATTCATCATCATATCACCATTACAGCACGGCCTCCTCCTGTTGGATGCATGTAGCCTAGCTTAGCCTAACAAGGAGTAAACCTGACTTCACTGTTAAGACTGTTGGCCTTTTCCAAAGCCTGGAGGATCAACTGTTGGGAGATTAAGTCTTGTCCAACCCTCTAAATTTCCTTTTTCTTGAGCATGAATAGTTGTATGTagtgtaaaaatgtaaacattatgCAGGAAATTTTAGTTTTGTTGGTTTAATTTATTGAGCAAAACACTAGATAtagctttagttttaatttatGTGGGTTTTCAATTATAGTAAAGTTTAATCAGCATGCAGGAGCTGATTTTTCATGcctaactgaaaaaaaaaaagaattaaaatgtTAGGACTGGTAATAATTAGTAGACATAAAATATCTCTCTGTCATTTTTGCACCAAATTCTCAGACTGTTCTGGCAGTAATGTTTGAAACTCCTCCCAGAGAGGGAGGTAATGGGTGGAATGTGGTCATCAGGATATGTTTACAGCAGGCACATCTGTCAGATTATACTCGGCGTGTAATTGTGATGACAAacagtgtgtgaacatgtaATATTTATAGTGGTTTGGCAGTGGGTATGACGTTTTCATGCGTTTGTCCTCATTGTTCTTCATGCAGGGTTCTGCTTTGCATTGTGGATGTTTTTATCAGTCAGTGGTTCGGCGTGCCTCCTGCAGCCTGCGTGCAGTTCAGCTTGCTGAACCCCGGCAGCGTGATGCGTCCGCGGGTGTAGATGTCACGGTCAGAGCCCTGGTTCATCCTCTTGACCAGGTTCTTCTCGTACAACAGCGGGTGGTAGGCGCCGAGCGTGCAGGCGGCGTCGTAGAACCGCTGGTAGTAATGGCAGAGCTCCGTCTTTCTCCGGGATGGCAGGAACTCGTAGACGTGCACCACCTCGCACAAAGACATCATCAGAACCGTGCCTGGGCAGAAAACAAGATATCATGTGAGCTCCACAGTCCAGAAGTGCATTAAAGTGTAATACCAATGAGTGCCACTAGGTGCAGGGTATAAGCCTAGAACAGCTGCAGTCATGGTGTGTTAACAACTAATCAGGCCAAACCTTTGGTAGACGATATCTGGCGACATTTATCTATAGCATAAaaactgttgtttgtttttctaccagagtgtaaaaatgtttatttctgctgtaacctTGGTCCTTTTAACATGGTGGACAATGGGGAGGGAGTCACTTTTAGAGGCAACCTAAAGGGGCCACCTAGAAACTAGCAACAAGGACACCATATTAATAAAATTGAAAGTGAAACTGGTCATTTGGGGAAGTGggcagtgtgttcagtgtgggCTGCATTTGAACTTCCCGTAGTTCAGCCATGAACACAAGCTTGAAGTCAGAGAGATATatttgtgtgagtttgtgatCTTATGAATCTCATGAGAATCCAGCTGCTTCCGGAGGTAAACACAGCCACATCAACTTCACATCAACTTCTCCTTTGTCGTTAACAGTGTGAGGCCACATAGAGAGGGCATAACTGTCTTGGCCAGGAGTTGTTTTACACACagatttcatttgttttatgcatttttttctcgTTGATTTGAGGGTTTCCTCGGGTTTGTTGGCTAATGTCATGACAGATCATTACATTATTTTCACATGTATAACAAGCATCGCTGATCcatttcctgtctgtcctggCAGAGATCTCTCTTATTTCTGGAgggtgtgtgtagttttttttccccccatagGGCCTTGTGTTTGTGATTTATGATAATTTAAACAGTGGACACAGTCAACCCGGTTTCCTGAGAGAAACCGTGAAACGTGATTATGTTAATGTGTTTCAGAAGATTTCTGCCGCAGGCCATTAGATAGATCAAACAGTCTAAAAAGCACCTCTGGACTGAACCAACCAACTCTTTCTGGAACTCAAACATCTCAGCACCTGTTGCTTATGCATGCCGCATGCTCAATAGTCAGTTCAATATTGAAAGTAACAGTAAAATTGGTAAACAGCATTAATAGGAAATGCACTAAAGCTCAAAAACAGGAGCACAACACATGCAAAATAATTCAAATAGAGAGGGGTGCTGTTTGACTTACCGAGCAGGCCGGAGGAGGGTGGGTTCTTCTGGATGGGTTCAGCCATGTTGTCTTGTATTCGCTGCCAGACCTGCCACTCAAAGCGAGGGTGCAGGATGTAGAAGGGCTGCAGCGGGTGAAGCCTCCTGTACCTCTGGTACTGGGTGAAGATGGGATAATCTGTCCTGTTGTACCACTGCAGGAAAGGAAACATGCAGTGATGCTGTTAATGCTTCAGTTAAAGTTTCTGATTTGGTCCAatatacaaaaaaatgacactACTGAACACAAGCTAATGGACGAATCAAAATGCTGATTACTGACTAAAGTATTAGTACTAAAGAATCACTAAaactaactaaactaaaattTAAAATTCTGCCTTAAATCTTGCCACATAAATCACACAAGATGACTTAAATTAAagcaaaaatgtgtgttttaaattaagTGTTTTTGCCGTTCTTCTTATCCTGAACTGAACTTTCTGCTGTGATTGGACCAACAGGTACAGCACTGCATCACCTGTGACAGGTCAGCAGAGAAAGGGGCAGGGTCCCAGGCCACCAAGACCCCTGAGCTGTACAGAGAACTGGACAGGAAACGGTGGTCATCAGACGCCATCACCTGCAAGAAAGATTGATGATAAAATATGATTATATCCTGAAATATTTAAGGGAACAGAATAAAACCAACAACATGGTTAAAACAAATATGCTGGTCTGACCAAATAGAAATTTTACATGTCTTTTTCAGTTCCTCACTGTGAGCCCTAGCCACTAAAAACCATCTGAATCACCCACAATCAACTCATCTCTGCAAAACACCCACAGTGCTCTGAAAAACAGCTCAGAGTTTGACCTGTTGTCTCTTTACAAACTCAGGCAGTGCAGCTCAATTCCAAACCCACACAGAGCCCCAAGTTACTGAAAATGATTATGTACATGTAGCCTGATGCTACACTGATAAATCTTccactttgttgtgttgtgtttacctgTGAGTTGATGAGGCGGATGGTGGTTTTGGAGCCGACGTCTTTCTCGTAACCGCTGGTTGGCGCAGCGTTGAAGCGCAGCACGGCGTCGTGAgagtctttttaaaaaaaaagaagaaaaaaaacggaCAATTTAAATGTTCTGAGTTACTGATGCATGGTTTATGCTTTTATGTCTATACcttgacaataaaaacaaaacaaagaagagattcttagtgcagcagcaacaaggtTATTAGCAATTAGCTGTCAAATTTCCACCAGACACACCAAAAGCAGGGGAGTAGCAGAACTCCATAGTCTCCAGAGACTGGCGGACACCAATACATACACTGTTTGtccctgcttttattttgatgctTGGACACTGAGACATCTCTTCACTGTATACCTACAGGCCCCAGCAGGTGAAGATGAGTTTCATAAACAagctctctcctgctctcttacTACACCCAGTGCTGCTGAATGGTTTGTTTATAATGACTCAGTATAAACAGGAAGAGCTCCAGAGGTAAAAATAGTTTCTGTTCAGTTGTTGCTGATGAAAACCATGGAGGACTAAAACAAGCCTCACTCTGCTCAACAGTATAAAATGTCTCACCGATCTCTTTTCCCAGTCCAGAGTAGCGGAGTGATCCTGCTGATGACACCACAGCGCAGCTCTTGTAAGGCCCAAGGTCATAGGTCAGCGGCTTTGGTGGCAGCTGAGCAGCCAAGGGCAGTGCTGAGAAgggctggaggtcagaggtcaaagtcaTGACTTCCACCTTGTCTTTAAGTTGGCAGAGGAGCTCAGGACCCCTCAGCTTCGGCCTGCTAGGGACACCGCCGGGACCAGACACCTCGACGCCGTATTTGTTCATAGCCTGAcaaacacagggaaaaaaaatgttggtaaATAAGAGGACAAGTGAAAACAGCACATGTACACAACTTAACTCTCACCTGGTAGTTCAGCACCACCTTCCTCAGCCTGTTTCCCAGCATGCTGCTGGACATCTCATCGTCCCACACCTGTCCCAGAGGCCCGTGAGGCCCGAAAAACTCTGCGTCTCCACCTTTGCCACTCAGCTCCCCTCTCCGTCGACCTCCGAACAGGGTCTCCAGTGCCCGCGTGAAGGGGCGCGGCAGCAAGCGAGAGAAAAACCCGGAAGGTTCCCGTTCTCTTTTCCGCTTTGACGGTGAGTCTGCAGCCTCCTGGGTGTGGTTTGGGGATGAGAGGACAGGGATTGGACGGTTGGGGTCACCTGGGATGACACCCGGAAGCTTCTGAGGGTCGACGTACATGGGCTTGGCTCCGCCTCGCAGCACCTGCGTGAATGTCATGGGTGTTGGCAAAGCACGACAGAGGGATACATACAACCACACATCATTTACATTGACTTTTTCCAGTTCTTATGCTAGAGTTTAGTGTTTACCATTGCTAATTTTGTATGATTAGCTTTGACTATTGATGCTAACTGTTTATGTTAGCATCATTAATGCTAGTCAGATGTTATGCATGTTATGcactgcattttttaaaaatattttcagaCTGAGTTTGAGTGTCATGCTGCAGCAAAGAGGCTGAGAAGCAACAGACCTTGATGACAGAGTGTGTACGAGGTTGAGCCCGGGTTCGTGCTCGGATGCCGAAGATGGCGTCAGTGACCGTCACGCTGTTCTCAGCGCAGAGCGCATACAGGAGACCCATGGAGATGCAGAGGAAGACCATACAGAGCACACCGCGGCGAGCTCGGCGTCTCAGGCGCCACAGAAGGCTGACCCTGTCCATCGCCGCTCCGGGaatctgcagaggaaacagacaACAGAGGAATATAAACACAGGAGCAGTACACCAGAGAACAAAAGCTCTAGACTTTGAAGATGATGGTGTTTGGGAAAAATAAATGCTGACTGATTTGCAGCACCATTGAAATCACTTGTATGAAGCTCTTATCTTGCATTTTGTGAGATTGTTGCCCGAACAAATGGGTCAGCAGGATCAGCTTGCTTCACATAAAAGACAGAATGACagactgaacatggcagaaaggATCACATCAACATTCAGGGAGTTCAACAGGATGCGTCATGTCAAAGATtggaattaaataaaaatataacaccGAATCAGACAGAAAGCCATAATTCAAACAACGAGGTCGAGGCCTTTTAATCTTCCATCAGCAAACATCTGTGTCagtcaataaaaatgtttcatacATGTCTGATGTGTTTAATCCGTATGCACACAGCACTTAAAAAATGGACTCCTCTTCTAATACAGCACTACAGTGAGTGAGACGGCCATGAAGAATAAGGGAGCGGGTGCATGCCATCACTGCTCCGGGTGATGGATGAAATCAaggagaaagagcagagaggaggaggagcaagaggaggaggaggaggaggaggaggaagatggctTTATTCACTGAGGAGACTGATGGTAAAGGAGAGCAAGACGTGAGAGGCCTACACACaatgagagaaagagtgagagaggttGAGTTGGAAGAAAGAATCAGGGAAGGAAGCAGGAGCCAAGAATTTGTTTAGGTTTCCTCGGTAACCCACAATGCATCTGCATCCCCAGCACTGTATTTAACCATTCCTCACATTGAATGGAAGCAAAAGGAAGGCTGGTGAACAAAGTGGCTCGTGCTAAAAAAGCAAACTAGCTGCCTGGTTCAGTCAATAGGCAGATCAGGGAATGTCACATTCCTGAGAGTAGATTGGACTTCAGAATATTTAAGTAGCTCCATATCGTAATCTCCAaatctcatcttcctctttactcttgtaggttttttttttgcatctatCACATGCTACACACATGTACGAATCCTATTTGTGTTATTCGGGtccacaccatcacacattttaagcgcaaaacacaaacaaacagctgcaaatcCACATTTATGTGAATATCAGCAGGACTAGCAACAATAAATGGCCTGAAAAGGGGGTTTTACATGAACCAGAGTGGGACAGGGATCCATTGAATCCTTATTATCAaccttacaaaacacacagatgactGCCTGACCTGCAGCAAAGAGCCTATAAATCAATATGTGTGTTATTTCCATACGCACAGCAGCCACAGATTTGCCGTCAGTTGCACATTGTGCTGCCTGACACAACAATATTCTGCTGTAAAATCTGATAAAAGTATAAACTTCATGTATAAACGTAGCACACGTAGCAGTaatgaataaagaataaaacattttaccTTTAAGATGTTGAAAGTGCGcttgctgctgtaaaaataaaaggGACTGAAAAGATGTCAGCGGTCACCACAAGCACACAAGAGAGAGGTCTCTGGAGGAAACAGCTGCTTCCGTCTCATTTCATCTGAGAAAAACAAAGGCTGGTCCCCCTTTCTGTGACTTCAGAGGGACCCGATtctttgaatctttgaatcAACGCTCATAatttgttgtttcctgttttgtaGCCAATCATGTGGCAGAAGATGCGTTAGCTTAAAACTCAGGTTCTGGTTTTGGCGTTCACATTGTCACCTTTAACATAGTTAATTAGTTaaactcttgttattctacgtctttattagtttgattgccgttgctaggcaatcaaactcttgttattctacgtctttattattattattagtttgattgccgttgctaggcaatcaaactcttgttcttctacgtctttattagtttgattgctgcaaagcaatcaaactcttgttcttctacgtctttattagtttgattgctgcaaagcaatcaaactattgttattctacgtctttattagtttgattgccgttgctaggcaatcaaactcttgttcttctacgtctttattattagtttgattgctgcaaagcaatcaaactcttgttattattattattattcttctgtacgttttttggctcagcagatcttcagaatgcatgggccgattcaaaccattcaaacatcaaaagattcagctcattcaggacattcccggaaaccttcaataataattacaaatattataatattaaaaatattaaacattttccaccctcaaattaacattggagtcaatgggagagcccttcaaaccatgccttctgcaaaatgctactgctcctacaaatattaagttttAAGTTTtaagagaaaccattcgaggcttaaaatacttccaacatcttggtcttcaaaagttgtattcagaatttggaagttcagctccgtcttcaaatgacaggggattaaagatgaagtggtttttgaggtctcttctgagtttaacattagtgtgtattgcgtggaatgttgggagctagagtgggtgagtcatcactcagagtggagagaggctgaggagatgcctaaaaaaaatctctctaacctgcgcttAGACCTGCACCGTCCATCTCCCTGAGGTAATTTGTatatcagttcgaaggaaaactCGTTGCCTTTCTTATGGTGTCCCTCTTAAAACTCCACACCAAACCATTTTGCCCTGAaggccagctgttcggggagagtgccggtcattcctccattaagacacaatgtaaaaccaaaaacagagctgccatattttctaactcgccacaATCTCCACATCTTTCACATGctagacataaaaatcgtaccagttgtagagcaacttcttgggattccatggatgcaggcaggcagggccgttaccatggtgacagactgacacactagaagcatacaaagcagccatatttgtagtctttatcagactttaagcattatatctgtcatattgatgatccttcagctgtatactacttttccacattcaaatcacacagcctgagcttcttatagtcttatggtattattccaccctcagacctttcatatggtatattcacaggctgttctttaaggtcgtgacttcatactgttcttttcttcagctgtttctctttcatatcttcataatattaaaacattttctacttttccagataagagcttcatctttctaaattcttaactgtgtttcagaaaattaagttcagattgcagattctccagcaattcagagcaatcgttcacatcagcgttcaaagcaatgcttcagctgcggcaatcaaacttgcattttcttcaggaaatgcttttctagtatGAAAATATCATTGCAGCTTCGGGCTCctaatagatagatagatagatactttattgatccctgaggggaaattcaggacaAAGCAACTGCACACAGCTGTGGCCAAACATGAATTGAATGATTGATTGAATGAATGAAGGGTGATGCTTACATCACTGTAGCACTGCAAACTGCAGAGCTTCAAACAGATGGTGGTGTCACTTATAGGCtcgtgcaaaatcgtatcgtgtgcaattaatcgtcagaaaaactgtcaccgattaatatttgccacttatcgattacggcgattagtgcctcgtttttgtgtgcgacgtactctcaccatcacccgcaagcgtgcacatgtgagcccacaataacaataatggcggaaggcagtggtgttcagttagataatgcggagcagcacgttcctaacagaggttcaacgtctgtcaccgtAAGCCAgagtacgaagaaagccgaagaaaacCGCATTGTTGTATGACAACCTTTTCAACCTTTTACAACAACCATAAATCATCCTCTGCAGGTCTTAAAATGCCCTCCAAAGGTCTAAAAATCAACCCGGTCCTCACAACTATAGCATCTCACAGCGACAGCTGAGCGTGTGTACATTATCCATGGACTTATGAAGCCATAAACTACTCATGATTAAAAGGtagaagtctgtgtgtgtgtgagtgagtgtgtgtgtgtgtgtgtgtgtgtgtgcgctttaa from Parambassis ranga chromosome 14, fParRan2.1, whole genome shotgun sequence encodes the following:
- the st6gal1 gene encoding beta-galactoside alpha-2,6-sialyltransferase 1 isoform X1: MGYKIPGAAMDRVSLLWRLRRRARRGVLCMVFLCISMGLLYALCAENSVTVTDAIFGIRARTRAQPRTHSVIKVLRGGAKPMYVDPQKLPGVIPGDPNRPIPVLSSPNHTQEAADSPSKRKREREPSGFFSRLLPRPFTRALETLFGGRRRGELSGKGGDAEFFGPHGPLGQVWDDEMSSSMLGNRLRKVVLNYQAMNKYGVEVSGPGGVPSRPKLRGPELLCQLKDKVEVMTLTSDLQPFSALPLAAQLPPKPLTYDLGPYKSCAVVSSAGSLRYSGLGKEIDSHDAVLRFNAAPTSGYEKDVGSKTTIRLINSQVMASDDHRFLSSSLYSSGVLVAWDPAPFSADLSQWYNRTDYPIFTQYQRYRRLHPLQPFYILHPRFEWQVWQRIQDNMAEPIQKNPPSSGLLGTVLMMSLCEVVHVYEFLPSRRKTELCHYYQRFYDAACTLGAYHPLLYEKNLVKRMNQGSDRDIYTRGRITLPGFSKLNCTQAAGGTPNH
- the st6gal1 gene encoding beta-galactoside alpha-2,6-sialyltransferase 1 isoform X2; amino-acid sequence: MDRVSLLWRLRRRARRGVLCMVFLCISMGLLYALCAENSVTVTDAIFGIRARTRAQPRTHSVIKVLRGGAKPMYVDPQKLPGVIPGDPNRPIPVLSSPNHTQEAADSPSKRKREREPSGFFSRLLPRPFTRALETLFGGRRRGELSGKGGDAEFFGPHGPLGQVWDDEMSSSMLGNRLRKVVLNYQAMNKYGVEVSGPGGVPSRPKLRGPELLCQLKDKVEVMTLTSDLQPFSALPLAAQLPPKPLTYDLGPYKSCAVVSSAGSLRYSGLGKEIDSHDAVLRFNAAPTSGYEKDVGSKTTIRLINSQVMASDDHRFLSSSLYSSGVLVAWDPAPFSADLSQWYNRTDYPIFTQYQRYRRLHPLQPFYILHPRFEWQVWQRIQDNMAEPIQKNPPSSGLLGTVLMMSLCEVVHVYEFLPSRRKTELCHYYQRFYDAACTLGAYHPLLYEKNLVKRMNQGSDRDIYTRGRITLPGFSKLNCTQAAGGTPNH